Proteins encoded in a region of the Pseudomonas sp. GOM7 genome:
- a CDS encoding Dps family protein, with translation MDINIGIAEQDRAAIAEGLSRLLADTYTLYLKTHNFHWNVTGPMFNTLHLMFEGQYTELALAVDAIAERIRALGFPAPGTYAAYARLSSIKEEEGVPSAEGMIKQLVEGQEAVVRTARGIFPLLDKVSDEPTADLLTQRMQVHEKTAWMLRSLLAV, from the coding sequence ATGGACATCAACATCGGAATCGCCGAACAGGATCGTGCCGCCATCGCCGAGGGTCTCTCGCGCCTGCTGGCCGACACCTACACGCTGTACCTGAAGACCCACAATTTCCACTGGAACGTCACCGGCCCGATGTTCAACACCCTGCACCTGATGTTCGAGGGGCAGTACACCGAGTTGGCGCTGGCGGTGGACGCCATCGCCGAGCGTATCCGGGCACTGGGCTTCCCGGCGCCAGGCACTTATGCCGCCTACGCCCGCCTGTCCTCGATCAAGGAAGAGGAAGGCGTACCGAGCGCCGAGGGCATGATCAAGCAACTGGTCGAAGGCCAGGAGGCCGTGGTGCGTACCGCTCGCGGGATCTTCCCGCTGCTGGACAAGGTCAGCGACGAACCCACTGCCGACCTGCTGACCCAGCGCATGCAGGTGCACGAGAAGACCGCCTGGATGCTGCGCAGCCTGCTGGCGGTATGA